One Branchiostoma floridae strain S238N-H82 chromosome 1, Bfl_VNyyK, whole genome shotgun sequence genomic region harbors:
- the LOC118413277 gene encoding uncharacterized protein LOC118413277, which produces MINQNVLSASEGIERMRTRDDLDHVIVLYDFARQEQTEGSGGCPRAEVLRSFQCLSIFKHLTQSDHPPTLWIFTRGSSSVLEQDTVSPLLAGTSSLCLSISQEHPQFKVKAVDLTPQQNFVDAAVEVLSVMKANPRENEIAARMVSSPDDQHVNLYARRLTPMKPDQILTSCSPNESWAFDSKQRQNGKKLYKAHSSPSTRTRNEATVKVAAFAVCPFTDVMGSSDGPAPDIHLICGTVHHPPTDMMVQEGSRVMGVVVGCIGPHMNIQMRNLVPLPDALSWSDAVALVKDFMPAFSFFQKIQTVCKEDRAVVFLPDEDNKEAVSYATLALQQQAEVCVVADTVQNVNIKKHLVCSTEPRPSTSTAVITTYDKLDQDIPDKHASVVFLPKGERAGDVLQQATRKLQDYGTLVNLGGSTILMDQLPKNIKYITVDPIDSSQGESSLVCIADNIQQLLSKFDRSDNSLSTLKPSVQTSMELSSLSHILHQQQKGLKMPDIVTVDDREVQLGLDIKQNQFKAVDKATYVVTGGLKGFGLALLEWLVKCGASHLVVLARSEPNEEARIKLEALSSRSVDVRVMKVDVTDKKAVEEALTWARDTMPPIEGIFHCAAVYADKLMDQTAQEDWERVMLPKAVGAIILHDATKNLQMRIRHFVLISSVVALFGNTGQVGYCAANSTLIALGEARRQEGLPATVASFGVINSTGFAERSGLIQMWERMGLQSISPHDALEILGCMIENQFPHFGITATFDIRKYCSAHKSMAIQHLQAADTCFSRFTTLIPNDVLSGSVSLSDKVLATTKDKGLGTIQEELIAYLCQQLGIEDTTSITAETSPVSLGLDSLLSVNMSNEIADKFEVTVTSVELLSDKMTVKVLSESIYDKMANLAGSQGTETGSVNPAVPAEGNSWLHFFGKLQDPIHTLVCFPANGGGPSLFHQWGEHFSEHNIEVVAATLPGWESRERESPISNLQQIVEALGSQIMEILMGDKMAFYGHSMGALIAFEVAHFIHTKGRPCPSHLFVGGWYAPSLPYPHPQELRVSPTLFDPLAGTQQVMEEAKAFSFLPEAVINNPAHLRRLLPCLQAGIEICKSYICAHKEPLPCRVAAFGGQDDPFVSPDLLDNWELVTSDSPASRPAFRKLIVQGGHFFITTSRQDVLNKLTHVLQEDNVIIQPSYKGRRDAPEVVAMGTNPSSAMVPGALSLVKSTPVIHKAAAYLRYQIRHPTFYTKNLYIVFRTQNIPADVDSWRSVFVQLMDRHETLRSTYHASSDVQHPSGAEARYYNTIAGFEVLTGYQEKQAEEAVYQRTKVPFQLDKEYPARCIVAPTGKRSAVVGLVLHHIATDTTSLNILFKDFGEIMRAHFKKKPLLKSLATLTYCDFIQYYYSYLQQNQKELQDFWRAALPPTIPSINLPFAKPRPSTLCTEGGSLQVDLSKEQVHSLKEYAKSVGTTVYSIIATTYQLLLHIYTAHDDIVIACPFDMRMLAPQFSNIHGLCQHHLPLCASFKNKEQPYRQIILQSFHKLQESKKHGIYPIDEIMKLVSYEKHPTMDPIMQHIVVQNDQTGLNKMSNDKITILKNDYHDYANDFVLHLFQDTNTKSVNCSVRYAKSLFDEEVAQCMVNDYFTLLSTCLKNPEWSVSKIISTVEMTALNSKPGAVYSMNDDQLHHQELVNGGPMQEETIHGYFQLQAARTPTSRAVVSFNGADVSYRTLDEQSDHLASVLTVMKSSQNSKENVVAIYITENNYVAQVLLGTWKAGLAVCPLPLDATEDSISGLTATSHIAAIITDQMSAATKLFPSQLHNCILNIDHIWDEARDNSTDRTCSLQVCKYAFVMTTTTTPTRLVRGTHAGLLNRLKSTWQEFPHQANDICCLKSPLAGRVDAMLELFGPLLQGVPVVIIPTALLFKPALLLECISGCKITRLSGVHQRFWNTLLQELSSTSRRKRWKQLALKYVFTDAGSTKSSTLTELSRALPYATIVSTYSTLEVYSGGLVASGSESDPFNESTIAMKPMNNTKITVLVSSENGQGTLCISVPELSDNVVDDFPALTIIKDGIPYYITERQASLTASGMVLLAKECKNGDSKEASTGSSSPDSHRRLIKASSPDEPHELNYWLLQMLQKGTMVRKMTSKGWSHKKLLQLVVENDSTANLLWGSNNKSRQLPVSSISSIQSSTVEGKPSLHLISEERDFTFLFNSNQDQESWRHALWTLINTAADGDSDEDTRL; this is translated from the exons ATGATCAATCAAAATGTCCTATCTGCAAGTGAAGGTATCGAGAGGATGCGGACGCGTGATGATCTGGATCACGTCATTGTTCTGTATGATTTTGCTCGACAGGAGCAAACAGAGGGTTCGGGAGGCTGTCCCCGTGCTGAAGTCCTAAGATCTTTTCAGTGCCTTTCCATATTTAAGCACCTCACACAAAGTGATCATCCTCCAACACTTTGGATCTTTACACGCGGATCATCTTCAGTGCTGGAGCAGGACACCGTGAGCCCACTCCTGGCAGGTACATCGTCTCTCTGCTTGTCCATATCACAAGAACACCCGCAGTTCAAGGTGAAGGCAGTTGACCTGACACCACAACAAAACTTCGTCGATGCAGCTGTAGAAGTTTTGTCCGTCATGAAAGCAAACCCTAGGGAAAATGAAATTGCAGCTCGTATGGTAAGCTCCCCAGACGATCAGCATGTTAACCTGTACGCTCGGAGACTGACCCCGATGAAGCCCGACCAGATTCTCACATCCTGCTCTCCCAACGAGTCATGGGCTTTTGACTCCAAACAAAGGCAAAATGGAAAGAAGCTCTACAAAGCTCATTCCAGTCCAAGCACACGAACGAGAAATGAAGCTACAGTTAAGGTTGCGGCCTTTGCTGTGTGCCCCTTTACTGACGTGATGGGGAGCTCTGATGGACCTGCCCCCGATATTCACCTCATCTGTGGTACCGTGCATCACCCACCCACAGATATGATGGTACAGGAAGGTTCCAGGGTGATGGGAGTCGTCGTGGGCTGCATCGGTCCTCACATGAACATACAAATGAGAAATCTAGTGCCCTTGCCGGATGCCCTCTCCTGGAGCGATGCTGTTGCACTAGTCAAAGACTTCATGCCAGCATTCTCTTTCTTCCAGAAGATTCAGACAGTGTGTAAAGAAGATAGAGCGGTTGTTTTCCTACCTGATGAGGATAACAAAGAGGCAGTGTCTTATGCTACCCTGGCACTACAGCAGCAGGCCGAAGTCTGTGTTGTAGCAGATACAGTTCAAAACGTAAACATCAAAAAACATCTTGTCTGCTCAACAGAACCCCGCCCATCTACATCGACAGCAGTGATCACTACATATGACAAGCTTGACCAAGACATACCCGACAAGCACGCAAGTGTTGTGTTCTTACCTAAAGGGGAAAGGGCAGGAGATGTCCTCCAACAAGCTACGAGGAAGCTACAAGACTATGGAACTTTAGTCAATCTGGGCGGCTCGACAATCCTGATGGACCAACTTCCAAAGAACATCAAATACATCACTGTGGATCCTATCGATAGTTCCCAAGGAGAATCTTCACTTGTCTGCATCGCGGACAACATTCAACAGCTTTTATCAAAATTTGATAGGTCAGACAACTCGCTTTCCACGCTCAAACCATCTGTACAGACCAGCATGGAGCTGTCCTCTCTGTCCCACATATTGCACCAACAACAGAAAGGATTGAAGATGCCCGACATAGTGACTGTCGATGACAGGGAAGTGCAGCTGGGTCTGGACATCAAACAGAACCAGTTTAAGGCTGTCGACAAAGCTACATACGTCGTCACGGGAGGTCTGAAAGGCTTTGGTCTCGCCCTACTGGAATGGCTGGTTAAGTGTGGGGCAAGCCATCTGGTCGTACTTGCAAGAAGTGAACCGAATGAAGAGGCCAGAATAAAGCTAGAAGCATTGTCATCAAGGTCGGTCGATGTCAGGGTGATGAAAGTGGATGTTACAGACAAGAAAGCTGTGGAGGAAGCGCTGACTTGGGCACGTGACACAATGCCACCAATAGAGGGGATCTTCCACTGTGCAGCAGTGTATGCAGACAAATTGATGGATCAGACTGCACAAGAGGACTGGGAAAGAGTCATGCTTCCAAAGGCAGTTGGTGCTATAATCTTGCATGATGCCACGAAAAATCTACAGATGAGGATTAGACACTTTGTCCTCATCTCCTCAGTCGTTGCTCTGTTTGGTAACACGGGACAGGTCGGCTACTGTGCAGCTAACAGCACTTTGATAGCACTAGGCGAAGCCAGACGACAAGAGGGTCTGCCTGCAACAGTCGCCAGTTTTGGAGTCATCAACAGCACTGGGTTTGCAGAGAGATCCGGTCTTATCCAAATGTGGGAGAGAATGGGCTTGCAAAGCATTTCACCTCACGATGCATTGGAAATCCTTGGATGCATGATAGAAAATCAGTTTCCCCATTTTGGTATCACTGCCACGTTCGATATTCGAAAATACTGCAGTGCCCACAAGTCGATGGCAATACAGCACCTACAGGCCGCTGACACCTGCTTTTCTCGATTCACAACATTGATACCAAATGACGTGCTCAGCGGGTCAGTATCCCTTTCTGACAAAGTTCTTGCAACAACCAAAGACAAAGGCCTCGGGACCATACAGGAAGAGCTGATTGCTTATTTATGCCAACAACTTGGCATTGAAGACACTACCTCCATCACCGCCGAAACAAGTCCAGTATCCCTTGGACTGGACTCTCTCTTGTCCGTGAACATGAGCAACGAAATAGCAGACAAATTTGAGGTGACGGTTACATCCGTGGAACTTCTGAGTGACAAAATGACTGTCAAGGTGCTCAGTGAGTCCATCTATGACAAGATGGCTAACCTAGCTGGTAGCCAGGGAACAGAAACTGGATCCGTCAACCCAGCAGTACCTGCTGAAGGAAACTCGTGGCTTCATTTCTTTGGCAAACTCCAAGACCCGATTCATACCTTGGTCTGCTTCCCTGCAAATGGTGGAGGTCCCTCACTCTTCCATCAGTGGGGTGAACATTTTTCAGAACACAACATCGAGGTTGTAGCCGCTACTCTGCCGGGATGGGAAAGCAGAGAAAGGGAGTCTCCTATCAGCAATCTACAACAGATTGTTGAGGCACTTGGTAGTCAAATCATGGAGATACTGATGGGTGACAAGATGGCATTCTATGGTCACAGCATGGGTGCGCTCATAGCATTTGAGGTTGCACATTTTATCCACACTAAAGGCAGGCCATGTCCGTCGCATCTGTTTGTTGGAGGATGGTATGCTCCATCTCTGCCATATCCACATCCACAGGAACTGAGGGTATCACCCACCTTGTTTGATCCTTTAGCTGGGACACAGCAGGTCATGGAAGAGGCTAAGGCATTCTCCTTCCTACCAGAAGCTGTTATTAACAACCCCGCCCACCTGCGACGTCTGTTACCGTGTCTCCAGGCAGGGATTGAAATCTGCAAGTCTTACATCTGCGCACACAAAGAACCACTCCCATGCAGGGTTGCTGCATTTGGCGGCCAGGATGACCCATTTGTCTCCCCAGATCTTCTTGACAACTGGGAGCTTGTTACATCTGATTCACCAGCATCAAGACCAGCTTTCAGGAAGTTGATTGTTCAGGGTGGGCATTTCTTCATCACAACATCACGACAAGACGTTCTCAACAAACTGACGCATGTCCTGCAAGAAGACAATGTAATCATTCAACCTTCATACAAGGGTCGAAGAGATGCACCAGAAGTGGTCGCCATGGGAACCAATCCGTCCTCTGCAATGGTTCCCGGTGCTCTGTCACTTGTTAAGTCTACACCAGTCATTCACAAGGCAGCAGCGTATCTTCGGTACCAAATAAGACATCCCACATTCTACACTAAAAATCTGTACATCGTGTTTCGCACACAAAACATCCCTGCTGATGTCGACAGCTGGCGGTCCGTCTTTGTACAACTGATGGACCGCCATGAGACACTGAGGTCAACTTATCATGCATCAAGCGATGTTCAGCACCCAAGCGGGGCCGAGGCAAGGTACTACAACACTATTGCAGGCTTTGAAGTCTTGACTGGATATCAAGAGAAGCAGGCTGAAGAAGCAGTGTACCAGAGAACCAAAGTGCCATTCCAGTTAGACAAGGAGTATCCAGCACGGTGCATTGTTGCCCCCACTGGAAAACGGAGTGCTGTGGTTGGACTTGTCTTGCACCATATCGCAACAGATACAACCAGTCTCAATATACTATTCAAGGACTTTGGGGAAATCATGCGGGCACATTTCAAGAAGAAACCTCTTCTGAAGTCACTGGCAACACTGACGTATTGTGATTTCATACAATACTACTACTCCTACCTTCAGCAGAACCAGAAGGAGCTACAGGATTTCTGGAGGGCAGCCCTGCCTCCTACTATTCCATCCATTAACCTTCCATTCGCCAAGCCGAGGCCGTCAACCCTTTGCACAGAAGGTGGCTCCCTCCAGGTGGATCTGTCCAAGGAACAGGTCCACAGCCTTAAGGAATATGCAAAGTCTGTCGGCACCACAGTGTACAGCATCATTGCTACCACCTATCAACTTTTACTGCACATCTACACAGCCCACGATGACATTGTGATCGCATGCCCATTTGACATGAGGATGTTAGCTCCACAATTCTCCAACATCCATGGCCTCTGTCAGCATCACCTGCCATTGTGTGCCTCCTTCAAGAACAAAGAACAACCCTACCGCCAGATTATTCTACAGTCTTTCCACAAGCTTCAAGAGAGCAAGAAACATGGGATCTATCCAATAGACGAGATCATGAAATTGGTGTCGTACGAGAAACATCCAACGATGGATCCCATCATGCAGCATATAGTTGTGCAGAATGACCAAACTGGTCTGAACAAAATGTCCAATGATAAGATAACCATACTCAAAAACGATTATCATGATTATGCCAATGACTTTGTCCTCCACTTGTTCCAAGACACCAACACGAAATCTGTCAACTGTAGCGTCCGATACGCAAAGTCCTTATTTGATGAAGAGGTGGCGCAGTGCATGGTGAATGACTATTTCACTTTGCTTTCCACATGCCTTAAGAATCCAGAATGGAGTGTTTCAAAAATCATCAGTACCGTGGAAATGACAGCCTTAAACAGCAAGCCCGGGGCAGTGTATTCTATGAACGATGATCAGCTACACCACCAAGAACTTGTCAATGGAGGACCCATGCAAGAGGAGACCATTCATGGATATTTCCAACTCCAAGCAGCAAGGACACCGACATCTCGCGCAGTCGTCTCCTTCAATGGAGCTGATGTCTCGTATCGAACCCTCGATGAGCAGTCTGATCATCTGGCCTCTGTACTGACGGTCATGAAGTCCTCCCAGAACAGCAAAGAGAATGTAGTAGCCATTTACATTACAGAAAACAACTACGTGGCACAAGTACTCCTTGGAACATGGAAGGCTGGTCTAGCCGTGTGTCCCTTGCCTTTGGACGCGACAGAAGACAGCATTTCTGGCCTGACCGCAACAAGCCACATCGCGGCGATCATCACAGATCAGATGAGTGCTGCCACAAAGCTATTTCCTTCTCAGCTGCATAACTGCATACTCAACATTGACCACATCTGGGATGAAGCGAGGGACAACTCCACAGACAGAACCTGCTCATTACAGGTTTGCAAGTACGCCTTTGTGATGACCACTACCACTACACCTACAAGGCTCGTCAGGGGCACCCATgcaggactgctaaaccgactCAAGTCAACATGGCAAGAGTTTCCCCACCAGGCCAATGACATTTGCTGTCTCAAATCTCCTCTTGCCGGTCGAGTAGATGCTATGTTAGAGCTCTTTGGCCCTCTTCTGCAAGGCGTACCAGTGGTTATCATCCCAACGGCTCTCCTCTTTAAGCCTGCTCTACTGTTGGAGTGTATCTCTGGGTGTAAGATAACAAGGCTATCTGGTGTACATCAGAgattctggaacacactactcCAGGAGCTAAGCAGTACGTCGAGGAGGAAGAGATGGAAACAGCTGGCGCTCAAGTACGTCTTTACCGATGCAGGCAGCACCAAATCAAGCACATTGACTGAGTTGTCACGGGCACTCCCATATGCAACTATCGTCAGTACGTACAGTACCTTAGAGGTGTACTCTGGCGGGCTGGTCGCCAGTGGGTCAGAGTCAGACCCTTTTAACGAGAGCACGATCGCGATGAAACCGATGAACAACACCAAGATCACAGTGCTTGTAAGCAGCGAGAACGGACAAGGAACCCTCTGCATTTCTGTTCCTGAACTATCAGATAATGTTGTGGATGACTTCCCAGCATTGACCATCATCAAAGATGGCATCCCCTACTACATAACTGAAAGACAGGCGTCCTTGACAGCGTCAGGAATGGTTCTACTGGCAAAAGAATGTAAAAATGGTGACAGCAAGGAGGCCTCAACAGGATCCAGCAGCCCCGACTCCCACCGGCGGCTGATCAAAGCCTCCAGTCCAGATGAGCCACACGAGCTGAACTATTGGCTCCTGCAGATGCTACAGAAAG GTACTATGGTGAGGAAGATGACATCCAAAGGCTGGTCCCACAAGAAACTTCTCCAGCTGGTGGTGGAGAATGACTCGACTGCGAACCTTCTGTGGGGCTCCAACAACAAATCCAGACAGCTTCCAGTCTCCAGCATTTCCAGTATCCAGAGTTCCACAGTGGAAG GAAAACCCAGCCTTCATTTGATAAGCGAGGAACGAGACTTCACCTTCCTCTTCAACTCCAACCAGGACCAGGAGAGTTGGAGGCACGCCCTGTGGACCCTCATCAACACAGCTGCAGATGGAGATTCAGATGAAGACACACGACTttag